ATGGCGGCCACGATCACATTGTCGTAACGACGCACCGGAACCGAGATCGAGCGGAAATGCGGCTCGGCCTCGCGATCGACCAGCGAATAACCCTGGGCGCGATCGGCGGCGATGCGCGAGAGCAGCGCCTTGGGGTCGGTTTGCGTCTGCGGCGTCAGCGCCTCGCGCGTCATCGCCTTGAGGCGCGCTGCGAGATCGGCATCGTCGAGCTGGCCGAGCATGGCACGGCCGACCGAGGTGCAGAACGCCGGCAGCCGGTAGCCGATTTCGAGCCCGCCGGAGAACATCCGCGCCGGGCTGCTGCGGGCGACGAAGACGACCTCGTCGCCGTCGAGCACCGCGAGCGAGGAAATCTCCTGCGCGGCGGTCGCGACGCGATCCAGCACCGGCTGAAGCACGGCGACGAGTTGGTTGGAGCGAAGATAGGACGCCGCCAGCGTCAGCACATGCGGCGTCAGCGAGAACAGCTTGCCGTCGCCGGAGACGTAGCCGCCGCGTTGGAGCGTGAACAGCATGCGCCGGGCGGTCGCGCGCGGCAGATCCGCCGCACGGGCGAGATCGCTCAGCGTCATCGGACCTGCGGTGGTGCCGAAGCATTGCAGCAGGCGCAGGCCGCGATCGAGCGCCTCGACGAAGTCCGTCGCGCGCTCGTCGTTGTCGCTCCGCTTCAGCTTGGGCATGTCTGGGACAATCCTGCAAAATACTGCTTGCTGCCGGTCCAAGGCATGTCATAATTCGCACATTCGTTCAATAGGCGAACAAGCGCCACTCCACACGAGGATGCACCCGCCATGATGAGCCAGGAGCAGAACGACCTGATCACCCGCACGGGGCCGAAGGATCCGTGCGGCAAGCTGATGCGGAGCTACTGGCAGCCGGCGGCGCTGGTGGATGAGTTGCAAGGCGAGCGACCGATCCGTCCCGTCAAGCTGCTCGGCGAGAACCTGGTGCTGTTCCGCGACGAGCGAGGGCGCTACGGCCTGATCGATCGTCATTGCGCGCATCGCGGCGCCGATCTCGCCTTCGGAAGGCTCGAGCATGGCGGTCTGCGCTGCGCCTTCCATGGCTGGCTGTTCGACGCCACCGGCCAATGCATCGAGACACCGGCCGAGCCGGAGGATTCAAAGCTCTGCCAGAACATCCGGCAGCGCTCCTATCCCGTGGTGGAGAAGAGCGGCATCCTCTGGGCCTATCTCGGCGAGGGTGCGCCGCCGGCCTTCCCGGAGATCGATTGCTTCGTCGCCCCTGGTACTCACACCTTTGCGTTCAAGGGCCACATGGCCTGCAACTGGCTGCAGGCCCTCGAAGTCGGTATCGATCCCGCGCACGCCTCCTACCTGCACCGCTTCTTCGAGGACGAGGACACCTCGACCGCCTACGGCAAGCAGTTTCGCGGCGCCTCGGCCGGAAGCGACCTGCCGATGACGAAGATCCTGCGCGAATACGACCGCCCGATCATCAATGTCGAGCACACCGAATACGGCCTGCGGCTGATCGCGTTGCGCGAGATCGACGAGGAGCGCACCCATGTGCGCGTCACCAACCAGCTCTTTCCGCACGGCTTCGTCATTCCCATGAGCACGGAGATGACGATCACGCAGTGGCACGTGCCGGTCGACGACGAGAACTGCTACTGGTATGCGATCTTCACCAGCTATTCGAACCCGGTCGACAAGCAGAAGATGCGCGACCAGCGGCTCGAGCTCTATGAGCTGCCGGATTACAAATCGCGCAAGAACCGAGCCAACGATTACGGTTTCGATCCGCACGAGCAGCAGACCGCGACCTATACCGGCATGGGCAACGACATCAACGTGCACGACCAATGGGCGGTGGAATCGATGGGCGCGATCCAGGACCGCACCCAGGAGCATCTCGGTTCGAGCGACAAGGCAATCGTGCAATATCGCCGCTTGCTGCGGCAGGAGATCGAGAAAGTCGGCGGCGGCGAGAAGCCGATGCTGTTCCTGGACGAGAGCAAAGCACGCGGCATCCAGGGGCCGGCGACCATGGACGGCATCGGGCCGACCCAGGGTTGGGAGCTCTACTGGATGGAGGTCGACGTCAAGCGCCGCCGCGGCGCTCCCTGGGCCGCACCGGTCCCGAAGGAGATCGCGGACAACGTGCACCGGCTGACGGCGGCGGAGTGACGTCCATGCACGGACCCCGTAGGGTGGGCAAAGGCGCAAGGCGCCGTGCCCACCACGTTGCTGCTCGGACGATAGAGAAGGTGGGCACGCTTCGCCTTGCCCACCCTACGGCAGTTGAGGGAGTGATGAAGTGACTTTCGTCGCGCGTCATGCGCTGTGGTCGGATGAGCAAAGGGATGCCGCGTCGCGCATGCGCCGTCTCGTCGAAGACAAGAATCTCGAGGTCATCCGCCTCGCCTTCCCCGACCAGCACGGCATCCTGCGCGGCAAGACCATCATCGCCTCGGAGGCGATCGCGTCGCTGGAGAGCGGCTGCTCCATCACCACCACCATGCTGGCCAAGGACACTTCGCACCGCACGGTGTTTCCGGTGTTCACCGCCGGCGGCGGCTTCGGCATGAAGGAGATGGAGGGCGCGGCCGACGTGCTGATGGTGCCTGATCCCACCACGTTTCGCGTCTTGCCGTGGGCACCGACCACGGGCTGGGTGCTGTGCGATCTCCATTTCCAGGACGGCCGCCCGGTGCCGTTTGCGACGCGCTCGCTCTATCGCAAGGCGCTCGACGAACTCGCCAGCCGCGGCCACGATTTCGTCGCGGGGCTGGAGGTCGAATTCCACATCTTCAAGCTCGACGATGCGCATATGCGGCCCGAGGATGCGGGACAGCCGGGCACGCCGCCCTCGGTGAGCCTGCTCAGCCACGGCTATCAATATCTCACCGAGCAGCGCTTCGATCAGATGGAGCCCGTGCTGGAGATTTTACGGCGCGACATCGTCGCGCTCGGGCTGCCGTTGCGCTCGGTCGAGGTCGAGTTTGGCCCGAGCCAGTGCGAGTTCACCTTCGCTCCGAAGAAGGGGCTGGAGCCCGCCGACAACATGGTGCTGTTTCGTTCTGCCGTGAAGCAGATCGCGCGCCGGCACGGCTACCACGCCACCTTCATGTGCCGGCCGAAACTGCCGAACGTGTTCGCCAGCGGCTGGCACCTGCATCAGTCGATCGTCTCGCGCGCCACCGGTGAGAACCAATTCATGGCGAAGGACGGCGGCGAGCCGCTCAGCGCGTTTGGCCGCGCCTGGCTCGCCGGCCTGCTCGATCACGCGCATGCATCGACCGTGTTCACGACACCGACCATCAACGGCTACAAGCGCTACCGTTCCTATTCGCTGGCGCCGGACCGCGCGATCTGGGGCCGCGACAATCGCGGCGTGATGATCCGCGTGCTCGGCGGCGCCAATGATGCCGCAACGCGCCTGGAGAACCGCATCGGCGAGCCCGCCGCCAATCCCTATCTCTACATGGCCTCGCAGATCCTCTCGGGCCTCGACGGCGTCGACCGCAAGCTCGATCCGGGCCCGTCCGCCGACACGCCCTACGAGACCAAGGCGCCGCTGCTGCCGAAATCACTGCGCGATGCGGTCTCTGCGCTGAAGGACGATCCGTTCTTCCGCGACAAGTTCGGGCCTGAGTTCGTCGACTATTACACCCACATCAAGAACGCCGAGATCGATCGTTTCCTGAGCGAGGTCACCGATTGGGAGCACCGCGAATATTTCGAGGCGTTTTGAGCTGGCGATCAGCTCCGGTCATTCTGCGCGAGGCAGCGGCATGCTCGGCACGCCTCCTGCTGCAAGAGCGAACGAATTCGCCGTGCCGACCGAGATGCGGTTCTCGCGGTCACCATTCGGCTGGCGGAAGCCGGCTTGTGTGACGTCTGCGCGCCGGGCTGTGCCAGCCGGATGCGCCGCGACGAGCCGGCCGGCGCGTCGCGCATAGGCACGTCGCAGCCCGGCATCACGCTGATTGCCTCCGCGCGCGATCAACTGCTCGTCGGCATCGGGACGATAGATGACGCCGCAACCGGCAACCAGCGTCGCCGGGGCGCGGTACCCCAACGAATTGCCTTCGTTGTAGGTGAGGTCCGCCAGATTGGTCGCGAGCAGTTCGATTCCGTGCAGTCCGATGATCGAGCCTCGTGCAGCCTTGACCTCGACCGTTCGTACTTGCGGATTGCAGCGGGAGCGCGCCTGCGGATATTCCTGAATGGCTGCGCGTGCATATGACAGCACTTCGCCGGTCTCGTAGACGCGGTCGACGACAAGACCTTGAACGTTTTCGGCCAGGAGTGCCTTGTTGACGAGGTGCGCACCGGTCACAGGAGACGGATCGAACGCGAACACCTTGGCGATCCGCGGACCGCTAGACTTGGTCGCAAGCGCGACGAACTGCGCGAGACCGCCGCCCAGCGAATGTCCCGTCGA
The sequence above is drawn from the Bradyrhizobium amphicarpaeae genome and encodes:
- a CDS encoding glutamine synthetase family protein codes for the protein MTFVARHALWSDEQRDAASRMRRLVEDKNLEVIRLAFPDQHGILRGKTIIASEAIASLESGCSITTTMLAKDTSHRTVFPVFTAGGGFGMKEMEGAADVLMVPDPTTFRVLPWAPTTGWVLCDLHFQDGRPVPFATRSLYRKALDELASRGHDFVAGLEVEFHIFKLDDAHMRPEDAGQPGTPPSVSLLSHGYQYLTEQRFDQMEPVLEILRRDIVALGLPLRSVEVEFGPSQCEFTFAPKKGLEPADNMVLFRSAVKQIARRHGYHATFMCRPKLPNVFASGWHLHQSIVSRATGENQFMAKDGGEPLSAFGRAWLAGLLDHAHASTVFTTPTINGYKRYRSYSLAPDRAIWGRDNRGVMIRVLGGANDAATRLENRIGEPAANPYLYMASQILSGLDGVDRKLDPGPSADTPYETKAPLLPKSLRDAVSALKDDPFFRDKFGPEFVDYYTHIKNAEIDRFLSEVTDWEHREYFEAF
- a CDS encoding IclR family transcriptional regulator domain-containing protein, which gives rise to MPKLKRSDNDERATDFVEALDRGLRLLQCFGTTAGPMTLSDLARAADLPRATARRMLFTLQRGGYVSGDGKLFSLTPHVLTLAASYLRSNQLVAVLQPVLDRVATAAQEISSLAVLDGDEVVFVARSSPARMFSGGLEIGYRLPAFCTSVGRAMLGQLDDADLAARLKAMTREALTPQTQTDPKALLSRIAADRAQGYSLVDREAEPHFRSISVPVRRYDNVIVAAINMGAHVDRVPAQELIERFLPLLRDAAESVRSQLL
- a CDS encoding aromatic ring-hydroxylating dioxygenase subunit alpha, with product MMSQEQNDLITRTGPKDPCGKLMRSYWQPAALVDELQGERPIRPVKLLGENLVLFRDERGRYGLIDRHCAHRGADLAFGRLEHGGLRCAFHGWLFDATGQCIETPAEPEDSKLCQNIRQRSYPVVEKSGILWAYLGEGAPPAFPEIDCFVAPGTHTFAFKGHMACNWLQALEVGIDPAHASYLHRFFEDEDTSTAYGKQFRGASAGSDLPMTKILREYDRPIINVEHTEYGLRLIALREIDEERTHVRVTNQLFPHGFVIPMSTEMTITQWHVPVDDENCYWYAIFTSYSNPVDKQKMRDQRLELYELPDYKSRKNRANDYGFDPHEQQTATYTGMGNDINVHDQWAVESMGAIQDRTQEHLGSSDKAIVQYRRLLRQEIEKVGGGEKPMLFLDESKARGIQGPATMDGIGPTQGWELYWMEVDVKRRRGAPWAAPVPKEIADNVHRLTAAE
- a CDS encoding lipase family protein, yielding MRFRFTAFRIVLASAGAALWLTSVQPVAAQSNADPDILAAYVYRHAEYYLPYAIQSATAYKPVGVLNTMRDAGLGDEVEYAVQNAIPTSQEDLKGYARKVFKPWRYQFGSDSYLTCLDPADEACKAAYARRGWDFGSGPTYQVWARTRASARPSCSEVSIAFRGTVGLSGGDWYSNLSRFGSPYDDYYKQLQRNVDTIMKQIQNLDCYKRAARKPQIVSTGHSLGGGLAQFVALATKSSGPRIAKVFAFDPSPVTGAHLVNKALLAENVQGLVVDRVYETGEVLSYARAAIQEYPQARSRCNPQVRTVEVKAARGSIIGLHGIELLATNLADLTYNEGNSLGYRAPATLVAGCGVIYRPDADEQLIARGGNQRDAGLRRAYARRAGRLVAAHPAGTARRADVTQAGFRQPNGDRENRISVGTANSFALAAGGVPSMPLPRAE